In Phlebotomus papatasi isolate M1 chromosome 1, Ppap_2.1, whole genome shotgun sequence, the following proteins share a genomic window:
- the LOC129799420 gene encoding bifunctional phosphoribosylaminoimidazole carboxylase/phosphoribosylaminoimidazole succinocarboxamide synthetase: MSFTEIGGHKLGKLIIEGKTKQVYDLPNKKGHCLILSKDRITAGDGVKAHDLAGKAAISTQTNGKVFELLNAAGLNTAFVETVTETAFIAKKCFMIPIEWVCRRLATGSFLRRNPGVPEGFRFCPPKQEIFFKDDANHDPQWCEEQILAAGFEFNGRKIGQNEIDFMRQYTIVVFEILEKAWATRQCALIDMKIEFGVNDDGNIILADVIDSDSWRLWPDGDKRLMVDKQVYRNLTKVSQSDLDTVKRNFEWVSKQLDNIIPKNDSLVVILMGSASDLVHCEKIGKYCQEYGLNVELRVSSAHKGTRTTLDIVAEYEGSLGKLVFITVAGRSNGLGPVLSGNTTYPVINCPPVDYANVNLDIWSSLNVPSGLGCSTVIYPEAAALHAAQILGINNYFIWSKLRVKQLKLLSALQKGDANVKGVRTA, encoded by the exons ATGTCTTTCACCGAAA TTGGAGGTCacaaattgggaaaattgaTTATAGAAGGCAAAACGAAGCAAGTGTACGATTTGCCCAATAAGAAAGGGCACTGTTTAATATTAAGCAAAGATCGCATTACGGCGGGTGATGGGGTTAAAGCACATGATTTAGCTGGAAAAGCAGCAATCTCCACACAAACTAATGGAAAAGTTTTTGAGCTATTAAATGCAGCTGGACTCAATACGGCTTTTGTGGAGACAGTTACCGAAACTGCCTTTATtgccaaaaaatgttttatgatACCAATTGAATGGGTTTGTCGTCGTTTAGCAACAGGTTCATTTCTAAGACGCAATCCAGGCGTTCCAGAAGGTTTTCGTTTTTGTCCACCAAAGCAGGAGATATTCTTCAAGGATGATGCAAATCATGATCCTCAATGGTGCGAAGAGCAAATTTTAGCCGCTGGTTTTGAATTTAATGGGCGAAAGATAG GCCAAAATGAGATAGATTTCATGCGTCAATATACAATCGTTGTTTTCGAAATTCTCGAGAAAGCATGGGCCACCCGACAATGTGCCCTTATCGACATGAAAATTGAATTCGGCGTCAACGATGATGGTAATATTATCTTAGCGGATGTTATTGACTCAGACTCTTGGCGTCTGTGGCCAGACGGTGATAAACGTCTCATGGTGGACAAGCAAGTTTACAGGAATCTTACAAAAGTCAGTCAATCAGACTTAGACACAGTTAAGCGCAATTTTGAATGGGTGTCTAAACAACTTGATAATATTATTCCTAAAAATGATAGTCTTGTTGTGATTCTCATGGGAAGTGCCTCTGATCTGGTACATTGCGAAAAGATAGGCAAGTACTGTCAGGAATATGGCTTAAATGTGGAACTTCGTGTTTCATCAGCTCACAAGGGAACTCGCACAACACTTGATATTGTGGCAGAGTATGAAGGAAGTCTTGGAAAGCTTGTTTTCATTACCGTGGCTGGACGTTCAAATGGGTTAGGACCCGTTTTATCTGGAAATACAACTTACCCTGTTATTAATTGTCCGCCTGTTGATTATGCTAATGTAAATCTGGACATTTGGTCTAGTCTAAATGTACCTTCAGGTCTTGGATGTTCAACTGTAATTTACCCAGAAGCAGCTGCTCTTCACGCTGCTCAAATTTTGGGAATAAACAACTATTTCATATGGAGTAAATTGCGAGTAAAGCAGTTAAAAC